A genome region from Arthrobacter agilis includes the following:
- a CDS encoding branched-chain amino acid ABC transporter permease — protein MDFGNILVNAFGELISPTTAAYALAALGLAVHFGYSGLLNFGQAGFMAVGAYGYAISTLSFNAPLPVAVLVALLSSVVFAIVLGIPTLRLRADYLAIVTIAAAEIIRYIVTTNGLTDITGSANGLAAFEGGFYGLNPFPPGTYHIGPLGMNERDFWIRIVGWTVVIIACLVVWLLMRSPWGRVLKGIREDENAVRSLGKNVYAYKMQALVIGGVLGSLAGIIFTLPRGAVQPANYATELTFFLYTCLLLGGMATVLGPVIGAMIFWVVLSLTQGLLYGAIEVGAITFLSNSQAGQLRYILVGVALMLLMVFRPQGVLGNKKELAFA, from the coding sequence ATGGACTTCGGAAACATCCTCGTCAACGCCTTCGGCGAACTGATCAGCCCGACGACGGCGGCCTACGCGCTCGCCGCGCTCGGCCTCGCCGTCCACTTCGGCTACTCCGGCCTCCTGAACTTCGGCCAGGCCGGCTTCATGGCCGTCGGTGCCTACGGGTACGCCATCTCGACGCTCAGCTTCAACGCCCCCCTGCCCGTGGCGGTCCTCGTCGCGCTGCTGTCCTCGGTGGTCTTCGCGATCGTGCTCGGCATCCCCACACTCCGGCTCAGGGCGGACTACCTCGCCATCGTGACCATCGCGGCGGCGGAGATCATCCGCTACATCGTGACGACCAACGGGCTCACCGACATCACGGGCTCCGCCAACGGACTCGCGGCGTTCGAGGGCGGCTTCTACGGGCTCAACCCGTTCCCGCCCGGCACCTACCACATCGGTCCGCTCGGCATGAACGAGCGCGACTTCTGGATCCGCATCGTCGGCTGGACCGTCGTCATCATCGCCTGCCTCGTGGTCTGGCTCCTCATGCGCAGCCCCTGGGGCCGCGTGCTGAAGGGCATCCGGGAGGACGAGAACGCGGTGCGCTCGCTCGGCAAGAACGTCTACGCCTACAAGATGCAGGCCCTCGTGATCGGCGGTGTCCTCGGCTCCCTCGCGGGCATCATCTTCACGCTGCCCCGCGGCGCCGTGCAGCCCGCGAACTACGCGACGGAACTCACCTTCTTCCTCTACACCTGCCTCCTCCTCGGCGGCATGGCCACTGTCCTCGGACCGGTCATCGGGGCGATGATCTTCTGGGTAGTGCTCTCGTTGACGCAGGGACTCCTGTACGGCGCGATCGAGGTCGGCGCCATCACGTTCCTGTCCAACTCACAGGCGGGTCAGCTCCGCTACATCCTCGTGGGTGTGGCCCTGATGCTGCTCATGGTCTTCAGGCCGCAGGGCGTCCTGGGTAACAAGAAGGAGTTGGCGTTCGCATGA
- a CDS encoding branched-chain amino acid ABC transporter permease produces MITLSTPARIRRSLLLVLGLLTIVLLGAPAAQASPEPPAPAQHVTVLQAQSAGTVQAAEFDNRIGGVLRGADGPIADVTVTATGNGFEGEATSGANGAWSIGVPEQGTYEVAIDEDTLPEGIALAEGQENPRQVTFANTSSATTLFLFGEGIVTQKTSFLETLAERALAGFSFGLLLALSAVGLSLIFGTTGLTNFAHGEMVTLGAVLAFAFAGAGLPIAVSIVLAVLGGGLLGYVQDAGLWKPLRRRGTGLVPMMIVSIGLALALRYIIQFFFGGATQQLPGSQSQIIDLGSVSISRNNLTSLIVSLVVILAVAFLLLRTRIGKATRAVADNPALAAASGIDVDRVIRIVWVVGGMLAALGGILWAYYRPGVSYNMGQQILLLIFAGVTLGGLGTVFGALVGSIIVGLFVEISTIWLEADLKYVGALLIMILVLLFRPQGILGRRERIG; encoded by the coding sequence TTGATCACCCTATCGACGCCTGCACGGATCAGGAGGTCGCTGCTCCTGGTGCTCGGCCTTCTGACGATCGTGCTGCTCGGCGCCCCCGCGGCGCAGGCGTCCCCCGAACCGCCCGCCCCGGCACAGCACGTCACCGTGCTCCAGGCCCAGAGCGCGGGCACCGTCCAGGCCGCCGAATTCGACAACCGGATCGGCGGCGTCCTCCGCGGGGCCGACGGCCCCATCGCCGACGTCACCGTGACCGCGACCGGCAACGGCTTCGAAGGGGAAGCCACGTCCGGAGCCAACGGTGCCTGGAGCATCGGGGTGCCCGAGCAGGGCACCTACGAGGTGGCCATCGACGAGGACACCCTCCCCGAGGGCATCGCCCTCGCCGAGGGGCAGGAGAACCCGCGCCAGGTCACCTTCGCCAACACCTCCAGCGCCACGACTCTGTTCCTGTTCGGCGAGGGCATCGTCACGCAGAAGACCTCGTTCCTGGAGACCCTCGCCGAGCGCGCCCTGGCCGGTTTCAGCTTCGGCCTCCTCCTCGCCCTCAGCGCCGTCGGACTCTCACTGATCTTCGGCACCACGGGCCTGACCAACTTCGCCCACGGCGAGATGGTCACCCTCGGTGCCGTCCTCGCGTTCGCCTTCGCGGGTGCCGGCCTCCCGATCGCCGTCTCGATCGTCCTGGCCGTCCTCGGCGGCGGGCTGCTCGGCTACGTGCAGGACGCCGGGCTCTGGAAGCCCCTGCGGCGGCGCGGCACGGGCCTGGTCCCCATGATGATCGTCAGCATCGGCCTCGCACTGGCCCTGCGGTACATCATCCAGTTCTTCTTCGGCGGGGCCACCCAGCAGCTGCCGGGCTCGCAGAGCCAGATCATCGACCTCGGGTCGGTCTCCATCTCGCGCAACAACCTGACCTCGCTCATCGTGAGCCTCGTGGTCATCCTCGCGGTCGCGTTCCTGCTGCTGCGCACGCGCATCGGCAAGGCCACGCGCGCCGTCGCGGACAATCCCGCGCTCGCCGCCGCCTCCGGCATCGACGTGGACCGCGTCATCCGCATCGTCTGGGTCGTCGGCGGGATGCTCGCGGCCCTCGGCGGCATCCTCTGGGCCTACTACCGGCCGGGCGTGTCCTACAACATGGGCCAGCAGATCCTGCTGCTCATCTTCGCCGGTGTCACCCTCGGCGGACTGGGCACCGTCTTCGGCGCGCTCGTCGGTTCCATCATCGTCGGGCTGTTCGTGGAGATCTCCACGATCTGGCTCGAAGCAGACCTCAAGTACGTGGGAGCGCTGCTGATCATGATTCTCGTGCTCCTGTTCCGGCCGCAGGGTATCCTCGGCCGCCGAGAGCGCATAGGTTAG
- a CDS encoding Bax inhibitor-1/YccA family protein, whose translation MALGGNPVFNGKNFRSATRGNETAGFGTMTYGGTAVANQQQLEHMYNQPSAGPAETGRMTFDDVIVKTLLCLGFVLVGAAIPAFLVPGLALPLMVVGALGGFVLGLVNSFKREPSPALILAYAGLEGLFLGGLTMFLESMYPGIAVQAVLGTLVVFGVTLALFKSGKVRATPRAMKFFMIALISYAAFSLLNLGLMVFGVNDDPWGLRGADFLGTGIPFGVVIGILAIGLAAFSLIIDFTSISEGVRQGAPQRYSWTAAFGLTVTLVWLYVEILRLLAILRGDD comes from the coding sequence ATGGCACTTGGCGGCAATCCGGTATTCAACGGAAAGAACTTCCGTTCCGCTACCCGGGGCAACGAGACCGCGGGTTTCGGGACCATGACCTACGGCGGCACGGCCGTCGCGAACCAGCAGCAGCTGGAGCACATGTACAACCAGCCGTCGGCCGGCCCCGCGGAGACCGGGCGCATGACCTTCGACGACGTCATCGTCAAGACGCTGCTCTGCCTCGGCTTCGTGCTCGTGGGTGCTGCCATCCCGGCGTTCCTCGTACCGGGCCTCGCCCTCCCCCTCATGGTGGTCGGCGCGCTCGGCGGGTTCGTGCTCGGTCTCGTCAACTCGTTCAAGCGTGAGCCCTCACCCGCGTTGATCCTCGCCTACGCCGGGCTCGAGGGCCTTTTCCTCGGCGGACTGACCATGTTCCTCGAGTCGATGTATCCCGGTATCGCCGTGCAGGCGGTCCTCGGCACCCTCGTGGTGTTCGGCGTGACGCTCGCCCTCTTCAAGAGCGGCAAAGTCCGCGCGACGCCGAGGGCGATGAAGTTCTTCATGATCGCGCTCATCAGCTACGCGGCCTTCTCGCTGCTGAACCTCGGCCTCATGGTCTTCGGCGTGAACGACGACCCGTGGGGCCTCCGGGGCGCCGACTTCCTCGGGACGGGCATCCCGTTCGGCGTCGTCATCGGCATCCTGGCCATCGGCCTCGCGGCCTTCTCGCTCATCATCGACTTCACCTCCATCAGCGAGGGTGTGCGGCAGGGTGCGCCGCAGCGCTACTCGTGGACCGCTGCCTTCGGGCTGACCGTCACCCTCGTGTGGCTGTACGTCGAGATCCTGCGCCTGCTCGCGATCCTTCGCGGCGACGACTAG